The Candidatus Ozemobacteraceae bacterium genome window below encodes:
- the mutL gene encoding DNA mismatch repair endonuclease MutL codes for MTSETAAEKNQNATGIIRVLPEEVVGRIAAGEVVERPASVVKELIENAIDAQARRIEIEIKEGGQKLIEITDDGNGMCRQDAVLAFTPHATSKIRSETDLDHLESLGFRGEALATIAAVSRVALVTRLAGSEAGTRLQVDGGRLGSVEPDHFPRGTRIQVRNLFFNVPARRKFLKSVQSEMAQISDIVCHYMLGYPEVAFRFTRNNAPLASSPGSGNLMDAVLAVYGPEVTGSLIPIKEPLSLAGTGCSLRGFISRPTDARPSNRYMTLLVNRRYVRSKLLSQAVAKALSAFFPRGRWPVLVFDLRLPPEAVDVNVHPQKIEVRFRDERWIFGLVWEALQTTLSGLPMVAPDGTASAEFDASAEIRAGDQPAATESDRDEATPSFSASGPAHPSLFGEIPASTGGAAVSATSQPAAAGRVYELKEAVERLGPSSSAMSALEPVKQLLEPRILAQLLQSYLLGEDRDGLFIVDQHAAHERILFDTYVQAYRDQKIAAQPLLFPIPLKLLPSERMIMKERGEQLRELGFSIQQEEDGQFYAISVPILGGKSADNEVIQDLLSQVLGGWETRSLEEVKLDLLKMMACKAAVKAGDPLKEPEMRSLLEQLLKTPNPFTCPHGRPIVVRLATRQIEHGFLRV; via the coding sequence ATGACGTCAGAAACAGCCGCAGAAAAGAATCAGAACGCGACCGGCATCATCCGGGTCCTGCCCGAAGAGGTCGTGGGTCGTATCGCCGCCGGCGAAGTCGTCGAGCGGCCGGCCTCGGTCGTGAAGGAGTTGATCGAGAATGCGATCGACGCCCAGGCGCGCCGCATCGAGATCGAGATCAAGGAAGGCGGCCAGAAGCTGATCGAGATCACCGACGACGGCAACGGCATGTGCCGGCAGGACGCCGTTCTCGCCTTCACCCCCCACGCCACCAGCAAGATCCGGAGCGAGACCGACCTCGATCATCTCGAGTCGCTCGGGTTCCGGGGCGAAGCCCTCGCCACGATCGCCGCCGTGTCGCGCGTCGCGCTCGTCACGCGCCTCGCCGGCAGCGAGGCCGGCACCCGCCTCCAGGTCGATGGCGGCCGCCTCGGCAGCGTCGAACCCGACCACTTCCCGCGCGGCACGCGCATCCAGGTGCGCAACCTCTTCTTCAACGTGCCCGCCCGACGGAAGTTTCTCAAGTCGGTCCAGAGCGAAATGGCTCAGATCTCGGACATCGTCTGCCATTACATGCTCGGGTATCCCGAAGTCGCATTCCGGTTCACCCGCAATAACGCCCCGCTGGCCTCTTCGCCGGGCTCCGGCAATCTCATGGACGCCGTGCTCGCCGTCTACGGTCCCGAGGTGACCGGATCGCTGATTCCGATCAAGGAACCTCTCTCCCTGGCCGGAACCGGCTGTTCCCTCCGCGGCTTCATCTCCCGCCCCACCGACGCGCGACCGTCGAACCGCTATATGACGCTTCTGGTCAACCGACGCTACGTGCGGTCGAAGCTGCTTTCGCAGGCCGTTGCGAAAGCCCTGTCGGCATTCTTCCCGCGCGGGCGCTGGCCGGTTCTCGTTTTCGATCTGCGCCTCCCCCCGGAAGCCGTCGACGTCAACGTGCATCCTCAGAAGATCGAGGTGCGATTCCGCGACGAGCGCTGGATCTTCGGTCTCGTCTGGGAAGCTCTCCAGACGACCCTTTCCGGGCTTCCGATGGTCGCCCCGGACGGCACGGCCTCCGCGGAGTTCGACGCTTCGGCAGAGATCCGCGCCGGCGACCAGCCTGCCGCCACCGAATCCGACCGGGATGAAGCCACTCCCTCTTTTTCCGCGTCGGGACCGGCGCATCCGTCGCTGTTCGGTGAGATACCCGCTTCAACAGGCGGCGCCGCCGTCTCGGCCACTTCTCAGCCCGCTGCGGCCGGCCGGGTGTATGAGCTGAAGGAAGCGGTGGAACGTCTCGGCCCAAGTTCGTCGGCAATGTCGGCCCTCGAGCCCGTCAAGCAGCTGCTGGAGCCGAGAATTCTGGCGCAGCTGCTCCAGTCGTATCTGCTCGGCGAGGATCGCGACGGACTGTTCATCGTCGACCAGCACGCGGCCCACGAGCGAATCCTGTTCGACACCTACGTCCAGGCCTACCGCGACCAGAAGATCGCCGCCCAGCCGCTTCTATTCCCGATCCCGCTCAAACTGCTTCCGTCCGAACGCATGATCATGAAGGAGCGCGGCGAGCAGCTCAGAGAGCTCGGGTTCAGCATCCAGCAGGAGGAAGACGGCCAGTTCTACGCGATCTCGGTACCCATTCTCGGCGGCAAGTCGGCCGACAACGAAGTCATCCAGGACTTGCTTTCCCAAGTGCTCGGCGGCTGGGAAACGCGCTCCCTCGAGGAGGTGAAGCTCGACCTGCTCAAGATGATGGCCTGCAAAGCCGCGGTCAAGGCCGGCGACCCGCTGAAGGAGCCCGAAATGCGATCGCTGCTCGAGCAACTGCTGAAAACACCGAACCCGTTCACCTGCCCGCACGGCAGACCGATCGTCGTCCGCCTCGCAACGCGGCAGATCGAGCACGGCTTTCTCCGCGTCTGA
- the miaA gene encoding tRNA (adenosine(37)-N6)-dimethylallyltransferase MiaA: protein MPSRPLIAVLGPTACGKSALALELARRFGLEIVNCDSRQVYREMEIGTAKPGPDERAAVPHHLFDLVGPDERFSAGEYARQATACCESLWAAGKVPLLVGGTGFYYDALVEGLPEDQGNPALQRDLQERLESEGLQVLLDELDRLDPAGAASIDRRNPRRVLRALELVLAGGRPLADLRKRHGAIRATPFPILVTLGRETLHERIARRIDAMLSAGLADEARSLIARFGSDAPGLKSIGYAEWTEPHADEAAVREAIVAHTRQYAKRQETWFRKRPGGAMHDLGRRETTADIIKRAEAFLDR, encoded by the coding sequence ATGCCTTCCCGGCCTCTCATCGCGGTTCTCGGCCCGACCGCCTGTGGAAAATCGGCGCTGGCTCTCGAGCTGGCGCGCAGATTCGGTCTCGAGATCGTCAACTGCGACTCCCGCCAAGTCTACCGGGAAATGGAGATCGGAACGGCAAAGCCGGGACCCGACGAGCGCGCGGCGGTTCCCCACCACCTGTTCGACCTCGTCGGTCCGGACGAACGGTTCAGCGCGGGCGAATATGCCCGGCAGGCCACCGCCTGCTGCGAATCGCTCTGGGCGGCCGGCAAAGTTCCTCTGTTGGTGGGCGGAACGGGTTTCTACTACGACGCTCTGGTCGAAGGCCTCCCGGAGGATCAGGGGAACCCCGCGCTGCAACGCGATCTCCAGGAACGACTCGAAAGCGAGGGGCTCCAAGTCCTTCTCGACGAACTCGACCGACTCGACCCGGCCGGGGCCGCATCGATCGACCGGCGGAACCCGAGGCGCGTCCTGCGCGCGCTCGAACTCGTCCTCGCCGGCGGCCGCCCTTTGGCCGACCTCCGGAAGCGGCATGGAGCCATCCGGGCAACCCCGTTCCCAATCCTCGTGACGCTGGGGCGCGAGACGCTGCACGAACGGATCGCCCGCCGGATCGATGCGATGCTTTCGGCAGGGCTGGCTGATGAGGCCCGTTCCCTCATCGCCAGATTCGGAAGCGACGCACCCGGCCTGAAAAGCATCGGCTACGCGGAATGGACCGAACCGCACGCCGACGAGGCCGCCGTTCGGGAGGCGATCGTCGCACACACACGGCAGTATGCGAAGCGGCAGGAAACCTGGTTTCGAAAAAGACCGGGCGGCGCGATGCACGATCTCGGACGTCGCGAGACGACCGCGGACATCATCAAACGAGCAGAGGCTTTCCTGGACAGGTGA